Proteins encoded together in one Juglans regia cultivar Chandler chromosome 9, Walnut 2.0, whole genome shotgun sequence window:
- the LOC118349473 gene encoding uncharacterized protein LOC118349473, which produces MIFLLQAALAAQSNILHELKETSPAGPAPIVQEQKSVGRKNRPARPFDMIIKVKPQAKKAKLDPGASKELSDAKILEPVATTIRNTDDVGKISLVLYSDESSEEDE; this is translated from the exons ATGATATTTCTTCTTCAGGCAGCACTGGCAGCACAGTCTAATATTCTGCATGAGCTCAAGGAAACATCCCCAGCTGGGCCAGCTCCTATAGTCcag GAACAGAAATCAGTTGGCCGGAAAAATCGGCCAGCTCGTCCATTTGATATGATTATAAAGGTCAAGCCACAAGCAAAGAAAGCAAAGTTAGACCCAGGAGCATCCAAAGAACTCTCCGATGCAAAAATTCTAGAGCCAGTGGCAACCACTATTAGAAATACTGACGATGTTGGTAAAATTAGTTTAGTTTTA